A single Brachybacterium sillae DNA region contains:
- the resB gene encoding cytochrome c biogenesis protein ResB: MARRGTDATLPALGPLGWLRFLWRQLTSMQTALFLLMLLAIAAVPGSLYPQRNVNPGLTEQYLANNGRWAEILDRLGFFDVFSSPWFSAIYLLLFLSLIGCVVPRLRQHLQQLRAQPPRTPARLGRFVGHQQRDLPAGSDGTAELEAARALLRRRRYRLRRDDDTRSVSAERGYLRETGNLLFHLALLGVLIGVAAGHLTQYRGQITVVEGEGFSNSLTHYDSFTPGPWYDPSRLPDFRFTLEDFRAEYDTTPGEHTFGQPRMFEADVSVQTPQEEYSRTVRVNQPLQVPGADMFLLGNGYAPELTLTDPQGTVVADGPVIALPMDTGYTSQVVLKAPDARPEQTAVVGLFMPTAKIDERGPHSLYPDLVDPALALTVYHGDLGLDEGVPQNVYEIDVSTLQQVTQEDGSPLLVQLRPGEQVELPDGSTLAFTGVRRFAAFDIRHDPFQPLTLVMSLLALAGLTLSLFVPRRRVWVRVVPRGDRMVMEVAGLARSEDPSLADDVTRLLDRLVPQEAESDTTTAGADRAPTGGPREP; encoded by the coding sequence ATGGCGCGCAGGGGAACCGACGCGACACTGCCCGCCCTGGGGCCCCTGGGCTGGCTGCGCTTCCTGTGGCGGCAGCTGACGAGCATGCAGACCGCCCTGTTCCTGCTGATGCTGCTGGCGATCGCGGCGGTGCCCGGTTCGCTGTACCCGCAGCGGAACGTGAACCCGGGTCTGACGGAGCAGTACCTCGCCAACAACGGCCGCTGGGCGGAGATCCTCGACCGCCTGGGTTTCTTCGACGTGTTCTCCTCGCCGTGGTTCTCGGCGATCTACCTGCTGCTGTTCCTCTCCCTGATCGGCTGCGTGGTGCCGCGCCTGCGGCAGCACCTGCAGCAGCTGCGCGCGCAGCCGCCGCGCACCCCGGCCCGTCTGGGGCGCTTCGTCGGCCACCAGCAGCGGGACCTGCCCGCCGGGTCCGACGGGACCGCGGAGCTCGAGGCCGCCCGGGCGCTGCTGCGCCGTCGCCGCTACCGGCTGCGCCGCGACGACGACACCCGGTCCGTGAGCGCCGAGCGCGGCTACCTGCGGGAGACCGGCAACCTGCTGTTCCACCTGGCCCTGCTGGGGGTGCTGATCGGCGTGGCCGCCGGGCACCTCACCCAGTACCGCGGGCAGATCACCGTGGTGGAGGGGGAGGGGTTCTCCAACTCCCTCACCCACTACGACTCCTTCACCCCGGGGCCCTGGTACGACCCCAGCCGCCTGCCGGACTTCCGTTTCACGCTGGAGGATTTCCGCGCCGAATACGACACCACCCCCGGGGAGCACACCTTCGGTCAGCCCCGCATGTTCGAGGCCGACGTCTCCGTGCAGACCCCCCAGGAGGAGTACTCCCGCACGGTGCGCGTGAACCAGCCGCTGCAGGTGCCGGGCGCCGATATGTTCCTGCTGGGCAACGGCTACGCCCCCGAGCTCACCCTTACCGACCCGCAGGGCACCGTGGTGGCCGACGGTCCCGTGATCGCCCTCCCGATGGACACCGGGTACACCTCCCAGGTGGTGCTGAAGGCCCCCGACGCCCGGCCCGAGCAGACCGCCGTCGTCGGCCTGTTCATGCCCACCGCGAAGATCGACGAGCGCGGCCCGCACTCGCTGTACCCGGACCTGGTGGACCCGGCACTCGCCCTGACCGTCTACCACGGTGACCTCGGCCTCGACGAGGGGGTGCCGCAGAACGTCTACGAGATCGACGTCAGCACCCTGCAGCAGGTCACCCAGGAGGACGGCTCACCGCTGCTGGTGCAGCTGCGGCCGGGGGAGCAGGTGGAGCTGCCCGACGGCTCGACCCTCGCCTTCACCGGAGTGCGCCGCTTCGCGGCCTTCGACATCCGCCATGACCCCTTCCAGCCGCTCACCCTGGTGATGTCCCTGCTGGCCCTCGCCGGGCTGACGCTGTCACTGTTCGTGCCCCGCCGCCGCGTATGGGTGCGGGTGGTGCCGCGCGGTGACCGCATGGTGATGGAGGTCGCGGGTCTGGCCCGCAGCGAGGACCCGTCCCTCGCCGACGACGTGACCCGCCTCCTGGATCGTCTGGTGCCGCAAGAGGCAGAATCGGACACCACCACGGCCGGAGCGGACCGTGCCCCCACCGGAGGACCCCGTGAACCCTGA
- a CDS encoding cytochrome c biogenesis CcdA family protein produces the protein MLADVGSAFSAAVVSGPLLIALAVSAAAGLVAFLSPCVLPVVPGYLGYVSGLSGDTGAEGSRRRGRSGRLLAGSALFVLGFAAVFMVLGGFVGALGHLLLAHQVWVNRIAGAIVILMGLVFLGVFPSLTGERRPAQRPDAGLWGAPLMGAIFGLSWTPCMGPTYAAVMALSLDSASVGRGALLALAYSLGLGIPFLLFALLFDRALGASRALARHRRTIALLSGALLIAIGVLLMTGQWAAWMAHLQGYAAGFETVV, from the coding sequence ATGCTCGCTGACGTCGGCTCCGCGTTCTCCGCGGCCGTGGTCTCCGGCCCCCTGCTCATCGCCCTGGCGGTGTCGGCGGCAGCCGGACTCGTCGCCTTCCTGTCCCCGTGCGTGCTGCCGGTGGTCCCCGGATACCTCGGGTACGTCTCCGGCCTCAGCGGGGACACCGGCGCCGAGGGCTCCCGACGCCGGGGCCGCAGCGGCCGTCTGCTGGCCGGCAGTGCCCTGTTCGTGCTCGGGTTCGCCGCCGTGTTCATGGTGCTCGGCGGATTCGTCGGCGCTCTCGGGCATCTGCTCCTGGCCCACCAGGTGTGGGTGAACCGTATCGCCGGGGCGATCGTGATCCTCATGGGCCTGGTGTTCCTGGGGGTGTTCCCGAGCCTGACCGGGGAGCGGCGCCCGGCACAGCGGCCCGATGCCGGTCTGTGGGGCGCCCCGCTGATGGGGGCGATCTTCGGCCTGTCCTGGACGCCCTGCATGGGGCCGACCTACGCGGCCGTCATGGCGCTGTCGCTGGACAGCGCCTCCGTGGGCCGCGGGGCGCTGCTGGCGCTCGCGTACTCCCTGGGCCTGGGCATCCCCTTCCTGCTGTTCGCGCTGTTGTTCGACCGGGCCCTGGGGGCCAGCCGCGCCCTGGCGCGGCACCGCCGCACCATCGCCCTGCTCTCCGGTGCCCTGCTGATCGCCATCGGGGTGCTGTTGATGACCGGCCAGTGGGCCGCGTGGATGGCGCACCTGCAGGGGTACGCCGCCGGTTTCGAGACGGTGGTGTGA
- a CDS encoding TlpA family protein disulfide reductase: MTTVTRRRLLATTGGGLASLALAACGTDTSQRYDTGYVAGDGVTTEIPADQRGEPLSFQGTTYAGEAFDSSRLRGAPLVVNVWYAACPPCRKEAPDLVAIHEEYAPQGVGFIGVNVRDEAGPAQAFEKAHHIPYPSLPDLDATIMYALRGQVAPNAVPSTLVLDAQGRVAARISGAIDPSVLRAMLDRVVAE, from the coding sequence GTGACCACCGTGACCCGTCGCCGCCTGCTCGCCACCACCGGTGGCGGACTCGCCTCCCTGGCCCTCGCCGCCTGCGGCACCGACACCTCCCAGCGCTACGACACCGGGTACGTCGCCGGGGACGGCGTCACCACCGAGATCCCCGCCGACCAGCGCGGCGAGCCGCTGAGCTTCCAGGGCACCACCTACGCGGGGGAGGCCTTCGACAGCTCCCGGCTGCGGGGTGCGCCGCTCGTCGTCAACGTCTGGTACGCCGCCTGCCCGCCCTGTCGCAAGGAGGCCCCGGACCTGGTGGCGATCCACGAGGAGTACGCCCCGCAGGGGGTCGGCTTCATCGGGGTCAACGTCCGTGACGAGGCCGGGCCGGCGCAGGCCTTCGAGAAGGCCCACCACATCCCGTACCCCTCGCTGCCCGACCTGGACGCCACGATCATGTATGCCCTGCGCGGCCAGGTGGCCCCGAACGCGGTGCCGTCGACGCTGGTGCTCGATGCCCAGGGACGTGTGGCCGCACGGATCTCCGGCGCCATCGATCCCTCGGTGCTGCGGGCCATGCTCGACCGGGTCGTGGCGGAGTGA
- a CDS encoding histidine phosphatase family protein has translation MSTTTVHLVRHGEVHNPEKILYGRLPGYRLSERGRQMAQMAADHLADRDVVLVRASPLLRAQQTAAPIAAAHGLEVGTEDRVIEAWNHFEGQRMGHGDARFTDPRNWRWFADPLRPSWGEPYRDQVRRVIAAVRDARAAAEGHEAVLVMHQLPIWLTRRSAEGRPLVHDPRRRECALCSVTSLRFDGARLAGVDYAEPAAPLLAGAVDATGGRLT, from the coding sequence ATGAGCACCACCACCGTGCACCTCGTCCGCCACGGCGAGGTCCACAACCCGGAGAAGATCCTCTACGGCCGCCTGCCCGGGTACCGGCTCTCCGAGCGCGGCCGGCAGATGGCCCAGATGGCCGCCGATCACCTCGCCGACCGCGACGTGGTGCTGGTGCGGGCCTCGCCGCTGCTGCGCGCGCAGCAGACCGCCGCGCCCATCGCCGCCGCCCACGGCCTGGAGGTCGGTACCGAGGACCGGGTGATCGAGGCCTGGAACCACTTCGAGGGGCAGCGCATGGGCCACGGGGATGCCCGCTTCACCGACCCCCGCAACTGGCGCTGGTTCGCCGACCCGCTGCGCCCCTCCTGGGGTGAGCCCTACCGGGACCAGGTGCGCCGCGTGATCGCCGCGGTGCGCGACGCCCGCGCCGCCGCCGAGGGCCACGAGGCCGTGCTGGTCATGCACCAGCTGCCGATCTGGCTCACCCGCCGCAGCGCCGAGGGCCGCCCCCTGGTGCACGACCCCCGCCGTCGCGAATGCGCCCTGTGCTCCGTCACCAGCCTGCGCTTCGACGGTGCGCGCCTGGCCGGGGTCGACTACGCTGAACCCGCCGCGCCCCTCCTGGCCGGGGCCGTCGATGCCACCGGAGGGAGACTGACGTGA
- a CDS encoding MarR family winged helix-turn-helix transcriptional regulator, translating into MTTDADIRHDSPAPSAATAQWLDRDEQLAWRTFLHAVFTLTERISDALEQDPEIDLSLAEYEILVRLSESETGRLRMSELADHLVHSRSRLSHTVARLEKRGLVDRERCQADGRGREAVLTPAGLALLRAAAPRHVASVRAELLDVVGREDFLTLGRILRSTLPEELDVMPPENPAADRRG; encoded by the coding sequence ATGACCACCGATGCCGACATCCGCCACGACAGCCCCGCCCCCTCCGCGGCCACCGCGCAGTGGCTCGACCGGGACGAGCAGCTCGCCTGGCGCACCTTCCTTCACGCCGTCTTCACCCTCACCGAGCGCATCTCCGACGCCCTCGAGCAGGACCCGGAGATCGATCTCAGTCTCGCCGAGTACGAGATCCTCGTGCGCCTGAGCGAGTCCGAGACCGGGCGTCTGCGCATGTCCGAACTGGCCGACCACCTGGTGCACTCGCGCTCCCGCCTCAGCCACACCGTGGCGCGGCTGGAGAAGCGCGGACTGGTGGACCGGGAGCGCTGTCAGGCGGACGGCCGTGGGCGCGAGGCCGTGCTGACCCCGGCGGGCCTGGCGCTCCTGCGGGCCGCCGCGCCGCGACACGTCGCCTCCGTCCGCGCCGAACTGCTGGACGTGGTGGGCCGTGAGGACTTCCTCACCCTCGGACGGATCCTGCGCTCCACCCTGCCGGAGGAGCTCGATGTGATGCCGCCCGAGAACCCTGCCGCGGACCGGCGCGGGTGA
- a CDS encoding YceI family protein, which yields MTALPEGLTAGTWNLDPAHTDATFTVRHAGISKVRGQFTTVSGSLQVGDSLEDLRFESVLEVASISTGNADRDNHLKSEDFFGAAEHPEIRFVSTKVEGDTLHGDLTIKGVTKPVALDFSYEGATTDPFGVFRAGFSGETKISRKEFGLTWNAALETGGVLVSDEVRISIDAQFVAPTAA from the coding sequence ATGACCGCACTGCCCGAGGGCCTCACCGCCGGCACCTGGAACCTCGATCCTGCCCACACCGACGCCACCTTCACCGTCCGCCACGCGGGCATCTCGAAGGTCCGCGGCCAGTTCACCACGGTGAGCGGCAGCCTGCAGGTGGGCGACTCCCTGGAGGATCTGCGCTTCGAGTCCGTGCTCGAGGTCGCGTCCATCTCCACCGGCAACGCCGACCGCGACAACCACCTCAAGAGCGAGGACTTCTTCGGTGCCGCCGAGCACCCGGAAATCCGCTTCGTCTCCACCAAGGTCGAGGGCGACACCCTGCACGGTGACCTCACCATCAAGGGTGTCACCAAGCCGGTGGCCCTGGACTTCTCCTACGAGGGCGCCACCACCGATCCCTTCGGCGTGTTCCGCGCCGGCTTCTCCGGGGAGACCAAGATCTCCCGCAAGGAGTTCGGGCTGACCTGGAACGCCGCGCTCGAGACCGGCGGCGTGCTGGTGTCCGACGAGGTGCGCATCTCCATTGACGCGCAGTTCGTGGCTCCGACCGCGGCCTGA
- a CDS encoding glutaredoxin family protein: protein MSSLPRPQDPDARVLVLSRDGCHLCEEALPTVRAEADRAGTRVEVVDIDTDPALRERFTYDVPVVIVDGRLLARYRVEAEALRGALRRPRWLARLRR from the coding sequence ATGAGTTCGCTCCCCCGCCCCCAGGACCCGGATGCTCGCGTGCTGGTGCTCAGCCGCGACGGCTGCCACCTGTGCGAGGAGGCGCTGCCGACCGTGCGGGCCGAGGCCGACCGCGCCGGCACCCGGGTGGAGGTGGTCGACATCGACACCGACCCCGCCCTGCGGGAGCGGTTCACCTACGACGTGCCTGTGGTGATCGTCGACGGCCGCCTGCTCGCCCGCTACCGGGTCGAGGCCGAGGCACTGCGGGGCGCTCTGCGACGACCCCGCTGGCTCGCGCGGCTGCGCCGCTGA
- a CDS encoding 30S ribosomal protein bS22 yields the protein MGSVIKKRRKRMSKKKHRKLLRKTRHQRRNKK from the coding sequence ATGGGTTCCGTGATCAAGAAGCGCCGCAAGCGCATGTCGAAGAAGAAGCACCGCAAGCTGCTGCGCAAGACGCGCCACCAGCGTCGCAACAAGAAGTGA
- a CDS encoding GTPase, giving the protein MRLGGRRTPTLVERLDALDRARAALHGVAPEAELQHAEDVLDRIDRRRALSAEHTVIGFFGATGSGKSSLVNALVGREITRAAVRRPTTAQPVAAVLGGPDSEPLLDWLEVSERHVLDGTGTPLEEAHRRGRSRRRGEDADTLPGLLLLDLPDMDSVELANREVAERMTGLVDVLVWVTDPQKYADDVLHHDFVTPFAGHDAVTMVVLNQLDRIRPTERKGVVASLTQLVRRDGLESAPVHAVSAQTGEGLDDLRRALLDISRGHDAAAQRQKADVREAAERLDHVASPAGLPQQVRPGDVDALVEDLAAAARVDQVGRAVGASYRHRASARTGWPLLRWMARLRPDPLRRWNIGQERAPEGLSRTSLPEPDAATRARASAGVRGFADASSAGAGDPWRAEVRRAARSREDELPDALDQAVAGADLRAREGGWWWPVLDVLQWLALLCAVVGLGWLALNAVLLYFQVPPPPMPMIRELWVPIPLPTALVALGLLAGVLFSVASVFAAGLAAAHHRRRAVRILRERVRDVARTHVVEPVEDVLDRGADTATDLSTARGERR; this is encoded by the coding sequence ATGAGGCTCGGCGGCCGACGCACCCCCACCCTGGTCGAACGCCTCGATGCCCTCGACCGTGCCCGCGCGGCCCTGCACGGCGTGGCGCCCGAGGCGGAGCTGCAGCACGCCGAGGACGTCCTCGATCGGATCGACCGGCGCCGGGCGCTGTCCGCGGAGCACACCGTGATCGGGTTCTTCGGAGCCACCGGCTCCGGCAAGTCCTCGCTGGTGAACGCCCTGGTCGGGCGGGAGATCACGCGGGCGGCAGTGCGCCGGCCCACCACGGCGCAGCCGGTGGCCGCGGTGCTCGGCGGGCCCGACAGCGAACCGCTGTTGGACTGGCTGGAGGTCTCGGAGCGGCACGTGCTCGATGGCACCGGCACCCCGCTGGAGGAGGCGCACCGTCGCGGTCGCAGCCGCCGTCGGGGAGAGGACGCCGACACCCTGCCCGGACTGCTGCTGCTGGACCTGCCCGACATGGACTCGGTGGAGCTCGCCAACCGCGAGGTCGCCGAGCGCATGACGGGTCTGGTCGACGTGCTGGTGTGGGTCACGGACCCGCAGAAGTACGCCGATGACGTGCTGCATCACGACTTCGTCACACCCTTCGCCGGGCACGACGCGGTGACGATGGTGGTGCTGAACCAGCTGGATCGGATCCGCCCCACGGAGCGCAAGGGCGTCGTCGCGTCCCTCACCCAGCTGGTGCGTCGTGACGGCCTCGAATCCGCCCCCGTGCATGCGGTCTCCGCACAGACGGGGGAGGGTCTCGACGACCTGCGCCGTGCCCTGCTGGACATCTCCCGTGGGCACGACGCCGCCGCGCAGAGACAGAAGGCCGATGTGCGGGAGGCCGCGGAGCGCCTCGACCATGTCGCCTCCCCCGCGGGCCTGCCGCAGCAGGTGCGTCCCGGGGATGTCGACGCCCTGGTGGAGGACCTCGCCGCAGCCGCCCGGGTGGACCAGGTGGGCCGCGCGGTCGGGGCCTCCTATCGGCACCGGGCCTCGGCCCGCACCGGCTGGCCGCTGCTGCGATGGATGGCGCGGCTGCGCCCCGATCCGCTGCGACGCTGGAACATCGGGCAGGAGCGCGCCCCCGAGGGCCTCTCCCGCACGTCCCTGCCGGAACCCGATGCCGCCACCCGGGCCCGTGCCTCGGCCGGGGTGCGGGGGTTCGCCGATGCCAGCAGTGCGGGGGCCGGGGACCCGTGGCGTGCCGAGGTGCGCCGTGCCGCCCGCTCCCGCGAGGACGAGCTGCCCGACGCCCTGGATCAGGCCGTGGCCGGTGCCGACCTGCGCGCCCGCGAGGGCGGCTGGTGGTGGCCGGTGCTCGATGTGCTGCAGTGGCTGGCGCTGCTGTGTGCGGTGGTGGGGCTCGGCTGGCTGGCGCTGAACGCGGTGCTGCTGTACTTCCAGGTGCCCCCGCCGCCCATGCCGATGATCCGTGAGCTGTGGGTGCCGATCCCGTTGCCGACGGCCCTGGTGGCCCTCGGACTCCTGGCGGGCGTGCTGTTCAGCGTGGCCTCGGTGTTCGCGGCAGGCCTGGCGGCGGCGCATCATCGCCGCCGGGCGGTGCGGATCCTGCGGGAGAGGGTCCGGGACGTCGCCCGCACGCATGTGGTCGAGCCGGTGGAGGATGTGCTGGACCGCGGCGCCGATACTGCGACCGATCTCTCGACCGCCCGGGGGGAGCGTCGCTGA
- a CDS encoding dynamin family protein: MSTLSAGSDALDRLAADLDHVELPLPVDGVDTGRAAVSAARTQIVDHVAPRLDSLDAPLLVVIGGSTGAGKSTLVNSLLGRVVSRAGAIRPTTRRPLLLHHPEDAAWFDGARILPGLARVRAGGEAERADVSDAPATSLELVSDGGIPRGIALLDAPDIDSVSSGNRELARQLLRAADLWLFVTTANRYADAVPWEVLRTAAARDVTVAVVMNRIPPRPGVAEELSADLRTYLDREGLEASRLFLVEESDVDDLGLLAPERVREIREFLDQLAGDADGRGAIARRTLAGALDSLAGSAEEIALARESQERTRDALAAEVDDAFAQARRRIEQVLGDGSLLRGEVLARWQDVVGTGDVFRGLESFVGRVRDGIGRALRGEPAPAAAAEAALESGLVHVVVDESARGAEQAETAWQATPAGRSLLEGVDLSRIPESFRADVAAEVRAWQGDVLALVREEGADRRLRARVLSLGVNTLAVALMVVVFVSTAFIPTGLEVGAGAATAIAGQRLLEAIFGEDAVRRLAKIAKDRLATRLDRLVAQRSAPFHERLDVVAGGTTAEELRADAADLRDLAGSIRAQARRALSDETATGETATDETATEETR; the protein is encoded by the coding sequence ATGAGCACCCTCAGCGCGGGCTCCGACGCCCTCGACCGCCTCGCCGCGGACCTCGATCACGTCGAGCTGCCCCTTCCCGTCGACGGGGTCGACACCGGCCGTGCCGCCGTCTCCGCGGCCCGCACCCAGATCGTCGACCACGTCGCGCCCCGCCTGGATTCCCTCGACGCCCCGCTGCTGGTGGTGATCGGCGGGTCCACCGGCGCCGGGAAGTCCACCCTGGTCAACTCGCTGCTGGGGCGGGTGGTCAGCCGCGCCGGGGCGATCCGCCCGACCACGCGGCGGCCGTTGCTGCTGCACCACCCGGAGGACGCCGCCTGGTTCGACGGCGCGCGCATCCTGCCGGGCCTCGCGCGCGTGCGCGCCGGTGGGGAGGCGGAGCGCGCGGACGTCAGCGATGCGCCCGCGACCAGCCTGGAACTGGTCTCCGACGGCGGCATCCCGCGGGGCATCGCCCTGCTCGACGCGCCCGACATCGACTCGGTCTCCTCCGGGAACCGGGAGCTCGCCCGCCAGCTGCTGAGGGCGGCCGACCTGTGGCTGTTCGTCACCACCGCCAACCGCTACGCCGACGCGGTGCCGTGGGAGGTGCTGCGCACCGCCGCCGCCCGTGACGTCACCGTCGCCGTGGTGATGAACCGCATCCCGCCGCGGCCCGGGGTCGCCGAGGAGCTGTCGGCCGATCTGCGCACCTACCTGGACCGCGAGGGTCTGGAGGCCTCTCGGTTGTTCCTGGTGGAGGAGTCGGACGTCGACGATCTCGGTCTGCTCGCGCCCGAGCGGGTGCGCGAGATCCGCGAGTTCCTCGACCAGTTGGCCGGGGATGCTGATGGCCGGGGCGCGATCGCCCGCCGCACCCTCGCGGGGGCCCTGGACTCGCTGGCCGGCTCCGCGGAGGAGATCGCGCTGGCGCGGGAGTCCCAGGAGCGGACCCGCGACGCGCTCGCCGCGGAGGTCGATGATGCGTTCGCGCAGGCCCGCCGCCGCATCGAACAGGTGCTCGGCGACGGCTCGCTGCTGCGCGGGGAGGTGCTCGCCCGCTGGCAGGACGTGGTCGGCACCGGGGACGTGTTCCGCGGCCTGGAGTCCTTCGTGGGTCGGGTGCGTGACGGCATCGGGCGTGCGCTGCGCGGGGAGCCGGCGCCGGCGGCAGCCGCGGAGGCGGCGCTGGAGTCCGGCCTGGTGCACGTGGTGGTGGACGAGTCCGCTCGGGGTGCCGAGCAGGCCGAGACCGCATGGCAGGCGACACCCGCGGGGCGGTCCCTGCTGGAGGGTGTGGACCTCAGCCGCATCCCGGAGTCGTTCCGAGCGGATGTCGCCGCGGAGGTGCGGGCCTGGCAGGGCGATGTGCTCGCCCTGGTGCGGGAGGAGGGTGCGGATCGGCGACTGCGCGCCCGCGTGCTGTCTCTCGGTGTGAACACCCTGGCCGTCGCCCTGATGGTGGTGGTGTTCGTCTCCACCGCCTTCATCCCCACCGGTCTCGAGGTCGGTGCGGGAGCGGCCACCGCCATCGCCGGGCAGCGTCTGCTGGAGGCGATCTTCGGGGAGGACGCCGTCCGACGGCTCGCGAAGATCGCGAAGGACCGCCTGGCCACGCGTCTGGACCGCCTGGTGGCGCAGCGCTCCGCCCCGTTCCATGAGCGGCTCGACGTCGTCGCCGGAGGCACCACCGCCGAGGAGCTGCGGGCCGACGCCGCCGACCTGCGCGATCTCGCCGGGTCGATCCGCGCCCAGGCCCGCCGCGCGCTGTCCGACGAGACCGCGACCGGCGAGACCGCGACCGACGAGACCGCGACCGAGGAGACCCGATGA
- a CDS encoding acetoin utilization protein AcuC has translation MSTAVVVLDAASTAYDFAPDHPMQPARLVLLEELSRRLGVLGRPGVEVLPARVADDQEILTVHDSDFVRVVRAASDPTTRPVLPKLLAYGIGGDDVPAFDGMHEAAARLAGGTLEAVEAVVAGRAPRAVHAAGGMHHARASQAAGFCVYNDAAIGIRRALDRGVRRVLYVDLDAHHGDGVERTFWDDPRVVTFSIHETGEVLFPGTGFVQDLGGAGALGTAVNLPLPPRTGGEGWLRALQAVLPVLARAMRPELIVSQHGADAHRDDPLADLALTLEAQREAALLVRDLADELCEGRWVAVGGGGYAITDVVPRAWTHLLAIVTGDPLPANGPLPQDWTQVATRIAREHGLPDPRHQTTLGDHHELAVRDWSRGYDPEDPLDRAVQACRRSVFPEWGLDPFYD, from the coding sequence ATGTCCACCGCCGTCGTCGTCCTGGATGCCGCCAGCACGGCCTACGACTTCGCCCCCGACCACCCCATGCAGCCGGCGCGGCTGGTGCTGCTGGAGGAGTTGTCGCGGCGGCTGGGCGTGCTGGGCCGGCCCGGGGTCGAGGTGCTGCCCGCCCGGGTGGCCGACGACCAGGAGATCCTCACCGTCCACGATTCCGACTTCGTGCGAGTGGTGCGCGCGGCCTCCGACCCGACCACCCGACCCGTCCTGCCGAAGCTGCTGGCGTATGGCATCGGCGGGGATGACGTCCCCGCCTTCGACGGCATGCACGAGGCGGCCGCACGCCTGGCCGGCGGCACCCTGGAGGCGGTCGAAGCGGTCGTCGCCGGGCGAGCACCCCGCGCGGTCCACGCCGCCGGGGGCATGCACCATGCACGGGCGTCACAGGCCGCGGGCTTCTGCGTCTACAACGATGCGGCGATCGGCATCCGGCGGGCCCTCGACCGCGGCGTGCGCCGGGTGCTCTACGTGGACCTCGACGCCCACCACGGCGACGGCGTGGAGCGCACGTTCTGGGACGACCCGCGGGTGGTGACGTTCTCGATCCACGAGACGGGGGAGGTGCTATTCCCGGGCACCGGGTTCGTGCAGGACCTCGGGGGCGCGGGGGCCCTGGGCACCGCCGTGAACCTGCCGCTGCCGCCCCGCACCGGCGGTGAGGGCTGGCTGCGGGCCCTGCAGGCAGTACTGCCGGTGCTGGCCCGAGCGATGCGACCGGAGCTCATCGTCTCCCAGCACGGCGCCGACGCCCACCGGGACGACCCGCTCGCCGACCTCGCCCTCACCCTGGAGGCGCAGCGGGAGGCCGCCCTGCTGGTGCGGGACCTCGCCGACGAGCTGTGCGAGGGCCGCTGGGTGGCGGTCGGTGGTGGCGGGTACGCCATCACCGACGTGGTGCCGCGCGCCTGGACGCACCTGCTGGCGATCGTCACCGGTGACCCGCTGCCGGCGAACGGCCCCTTGCCGCAGGACTGGACACAGGTCGCCACCCGCATCGCACGAGAGCACGGTCTGCCCGACCCCCGGCATCAGACGACCCTCGGGGACCACCATGAGCTCGCGGTGCGCGACTGGAGCCGCGGGTACGACCCCGAGGACCCGCTCGACCGTGCGGTCCAGGCCTGCCGCCGCAGCGTGTTCCCCGAATGGGGGCTGGACCCCTTCTACGACTGA